Proteins encoded by one window of Archaeoglobus veneficus SNP6:
- a CDS encoding DUF7139 domain-containing protein has product MRKKDYYTPSLLFAIGVCLLFIGLLLIGLFRLNRRSEPFEVELTFTIVGLAVPLALYGINAMYGFRRYKPATLAGFAATISAVLLFIVLYPENWYYPQVIYVAVLYALGLVLFFSSSFAEAVMRIIEGTKTIRTTYTERKKLEKKIDTDIDYEEAKIIVPKFEDSALDLKIVEPKADIKVGKVLQERRGRVVKIKDTVPEANELIKVSTGKLRIKKAEVNDVNEASKILKMLEEEKLKKEDKKKFKLFGG; this is encoded by the coding sequence ATGAGGAAGAAGGACTACTATACGCCCTCATTGCTTTTTGCCATCGGGGTTTGCCTGCTTTTCATAGGATTGCTGTTAATCGGTTTGTTTCGCCTTAACCGTCGCTCCGAGCCATTCGAGGTGGAGCTAACATTTACGATAGTGGGTTTAGCAGTTCCGCTGGCACTCTACGGTATAAACGCAATGTATGGCTTCAGAAGATACAAGCCAGCCACTCTGGCAGGATTTGCCGCAACTATCTCAGCAGTCCTCCTCTTTATTGTGCTGTATCCTGAGAATTGGTACTACCCACAGGTAATCTATGTCGCAGTCCTGTATGCCCTTGGCCTTGTGCTATTTTTCAGCAGTTCTTTTGCGGAGGCAGTGATGAGGATAATCGAGGGAACAAAGACTATCAGGACAACATACACTGAAAGGAAGAAATTAGAGAAGAAAATCGATACAGATATCGATTACGAGGAGGCAAAGATCATCGTGCCGAAGTTCGAGGACAGCGCGCTGGACTTGAAGATAGTCGAACCAAAGGCTGACATCAAGGTGGGTAAGGTTCTGCAGGAGCGCAGGGGCAGAGTCGTGAAGATTAAGGACACAGTTCCCGAGGCTAACGAGCTGATCAAGGTCAGCACAGGGAAGCTGAGGATTAAAAAGGCAGAAGTTAACGATGTTAACGAAGCATCGAAAATACTGAAAATGCTTGAAGAGGAGAAACTCAAAAAGGAGGATAAGAAGAAGTTCAAACTTTTTGGTGGTTAA
- a CDS encoding DNA-directed RNA polymerase subunit K encodes MITVSKASRKTFPFEYTRFEKARIIGARALQIAMGAPVLIETDRTDPLEIAREEFEKGIIPITVRRRRNSFVWLERNDLF; translated from the coding sequence ATGATTACGGTTTCGAAAGCCAGTAGGAAGACCTTTCCCTTTGAATATACACGCTTTGAAAAAGCCCGTATCATCGGAGCGAGGGCTTTGCAGATAGCTATGGGTGCTCCAGTCCTTATTGAGACAGACAGAACCGACCCTCTCGAGATAGCGAGAGAGGAGTTCGAGAAGGGCATAATTCCCATCACCGTCAGAAGAAGAAGAAACAGTTTTGTATGGCTTGAGCGCAATGATTTATTCTGA
- the rplM gene encoding 50S ribosomal protein L13: protein MSVNVSRILKLLGDDYTVIDASGHVLGRLSSVIAKRLLNGEKIVVVNAEKAVITGDRHMVFSRYKEKYDRGSKEKGPYFPRHPERIFKRTVRGMLPWKSRRGREAFRQLKVFMGVPKELEGKQFEVVEQALLEKVSKTDKYVTLGEVSKYLGYRVEVEA from the coding sequence ATGTCGGTAAACGTTTCACGCATTCTCAAACTGCTCGGCGATGATTATACTGTAATTGATGCCAGCGGCCACGTCTTGGGCAGACTCTCGAGTGTAATCGCGAAGAGGTTGCTTAACGGAGAGAAGATCGTCGTTGTGAATGCAGAGAAGGCTGTAATAACCGGAGACAGACACATGGTATTTTCGAGATATAAGGAGAAGTATGACAGGGGCAGCAAGGAGAAAGGCCCATACTTCCCGCGCCACCCGGAGAGAATATTCAAGAGAACCGTAAGAGGCATGCTGCCGTGGAAGAGCAGGAGGGGGAGAGAAGCGTTCAGACAGCTTAAGGTGTTCATGGGTGTGCCCAAAGAGCTCGAAGGAAAGCAGTTTGAAGTAGTGGAACAGGCTCTGCTTGAGAAAGTTTCAAAAACAGACAAGTACGTCACACTTGGAGAGGTTAGCAAATATCTCGGTTACAGAGTAGAGGTGGAAGCATGA
- a CDS encoding DNA-directed RNA polymerase subunit N: protein MFPVRCFTCGAVIAHKWEEYSKKLEEGKSPKDALDELGINRYCCRRMFLTYKSVIKEFARFHGAVG from the coding sequence ATGTTTCCCGTTCGCTGCTTTACGTGTGGGGCTGTCATAGCTCACAAGTGGGAGGAGTACTCCAAAAAGCTCGAAGAGGGCAAGTCTCCGAAGGATGCCCTCGACGAGCTCGGCATAAACAGATACTGCTGCAGGAGAATGTTTCTGACGTACAAGTCCGTGATAAAGGAGTTTGCCCGCTTCCACGGGGCCGTGGGGTAG
- a CDS encoding rod shape-determining protein, which produces MAKGLDIGTMNIICAEMEGENVVFVQQRNAFLELEYNEMTKMMLDNARVAYVIKGNKIYVLGDDALKFATIFKKNTRRPMKSGVLSPEEKEALPIIKLMIEKVVGSPANAGEVACISSPAKPIDSDIEVLYHRKTMEALIKKVGYNPFVIDEGLAVIYSELADTSFTGIGISFGAGMTNVTAAYFAAPIVSFSIAQGGDWIDENVAKATGLPREQVCSTKESGFELKKEVELGSVEGALAIYYDQLISHVVENLSRKLAEATPPAVEFPIVLAGGTSKPKGFKALFEERLSEIGLPVNVSEIRVAKDPLFSVARGCLIAAKTRES; this is translated from the coding sequence ATGGCAAAGGGTCTGGATATAGGAACGATGAATATAATTTGTGCGGAAATGGAAGGAGAAAATGTCGTGTTCGTGCAGCAGAGGAACGCGTTCCTCGAGCTGGAGTACAACGAGATGACGAAGATGATGCTGGACAACGCGAGGGTTGCTTACGTTATCAAGGGGAACAAGATCTACGTGCTTGGAGACGATGCTCTGAAGTTTGCAACGATATTTAAGAAGAACACGAGGAGGCCGATGAAGTCTGGCGTTCTGAGCCCCGAGGAGAAGGAGGCACTTCCGATTATAAAGCTTATGATAGAAAAGGTAGTTGGCTCGCCAGCCAATGCAGGCGAGGTTGCGTGCATATCCTCTCCGGCAAAGCCCATTGACTCGGACATCGAGGTGCTGTACCACAGGAAGACTATGGAGGCGCTGATAAAGAAAGTCGGCTACAATCCGTTCGTGATCGATGAGGGTCTGGCAGTCATCTATTCTGAGCTTGCGGACACGAGCTTCACGGGAATCGGTATTAGCTTCGGAGCGGGAATGACGAACGTCACGGCAGCGTACTTTGCAGCGCCTATAGTCTCTTTCAGCATCGCACAGGGAGGTGACTGGATTGACGAAAACGTTGCAAAAGCCACTGGATTGCCGAGAGAGCAGGTCTGCTCAACGAAGGAGAGCGGATTCGAGCTGAAGAAAGAGGTGGAACTCGGTAGCGTAGAAGGAGCTCTCGCGATATACTATGACCAGCTCATCTCCCACGTGGTTGAAAACCTGAGCAGAAAGCTTGCTGAAGCGACACCACCGGCTGTGGAGTTTCCAATCGTGCTCGCAGGTGGAACATCAAAGCCAAAGGGATTCAAAGCCCTCTTCGAAGAGAGGTTGAGCGAGATAGGTTTGCCCGTGAATGTTTCCGAGATCAGGGTTGCCAAAGACCCGCTGTTCAGCGTTGCAAGGGGATGTCTGATAGCTGCCAAGACGAGGGAGTCCTGA
- the eno gene encoding phosphopyruvate hydratase yields MIIEDVRYRIVFDSRGNETVECEIEAGEVIGRAIAPSGASTGSEEAIVADPYKIDEIEEKISKGIVGMSVFDQFSVDEALREIDGTENFSSIGGNFAISASLATAKAAAEILGVPLYAYVGGLVNEIPYPLGNVIGGGAHAEDSTNIQEFLVIPVGASDFFEAQRTNAMIHKAIKQEFKKRGIFAAKGDEGAWAAQISDEQAFEILEAAIAKVEDEMDVEVRIGLDVAATELWNGERYVYKDKKLSTEEQITYIAELIDKHNLLYVEDPLHENDFEGFAELTKQVKCMVCGDDIFVTNPRRIKKGIEIGAANTVLIKPNQVGTLSDTIKAVKLSKDNGYEIVVSHRSGETEDETIAHLSVAFNATLIKTGVVGGERLAKLNELVRIEEYMDSPTMVKIRRLSG; encoded by the coding sequence ATGATAATTGAAGACGTAAGATATAGAATCGTTTTTGACAGCAGAGGAAACGAGACAGTCGAATGTGAGATTGAAGCTGGTGAAGTTATCGGAAGAGCAATTGCTCCGAGTGGCGCCTCAACTGGAAGTGAAGAGGCTATCGTAGCTGACCCGTACAAAATCGACGAAATAGAGGAGAAAATCTCCAAAGGTATTGTTGGAATGAGTGTCTTCGATCAATTCAGCGTTGATGAGGCTTTGAGAGAAATCGATGGAACTGAAAATTTCTCCAGCATTGGTGGCAACTTCGCAATTTCCGCAAGCTTAGCTACGGCCAAGGCTGCAGCCGAAATACTTGGCGTGCCGCTCTACGCATACGTTGGAGGGCTTGTGAACGAGATTCCATATCCTCTCGGCAATGTTATTGGTGGAGGAGCTCATGCTGAAGATTCGACAAACATTCAGGAGTTTCTCGTTATCCCAGTTGGTGCAAGCGACTTCTTTGAAGCGCAGCGAACGAATGCGATGATTCACAAGGCAATAAAGCAGGAGTTCAAGAAGAGGGGCATATTCGCAGCAAAAGGCGACGAGGGTGCATGGGCAGCCCAGATCAGCGATGAACAGGCCTTCGAGATACTCGAGGCTGCCATCGCGAAAGTCGAGGATGAGATGGATGTAGAGGTAAGGATTGGACTTGACGTTGCTGCCACCGAATTATGGAACGGGGAGCGCTACGTTTACAAGGATAAAAAGCTGAGCACGGAGGAGCAGATTACATACATAGCCGAGCTAATCGACAAACACAACCTGCTATACGTCGAAGACCCGCTGCACGAGAACGACTTCGAGGGTTTTGCCGAACTTACAAAGCAGGTCAAGTGCATGGTATGTGGAGATGACATCTTCGTAACTAATCCGAGAAGAATAAAGAAGGGCATTGAAATCGGGGCGGCAAACACCGTTCTGATAAAGCCGAATCAGGTGGGTACGCTGAGCGACACGATAAAAGCCGTAAAGCTGAGCAAGGATAACGGCTATGAGATTGTTGTATCCCACAGGAGCGGTGAAACGGAAGACGAAACCATTGCACATCTAAGCGTTGCCTTCAACGCAACATTAATAAAGACGGGAGTTGTTGGCGGGGAAAGACTTGCCAAGCTCAACGAGCTTGTGAGGATTGAGGAGTATATGGACTCCCCAACAATGGTAAAGATCAGGAGGCTGTCAGGATGA
- a CDS encoding 50S ribosomal protein L18e translates to MSRLRKLQRRKSNPNLVKLIDELLAKDKRVWKDLAERLAKPRRRYAEVNLSKLEKYVSDDEIALVPGKVLGSGEVTKPIKVAALGFSAVAKRKIEEAGGVCMSISEAMQAEGKFRIIG, encoded by the coding sequence ATGAGCAGGCTCAGGAAATTGCAGAGGCGAAAGTCGAACCCGAATCTCGTAAAGCTGATCGATGAGTTGCTTGCAAAGGATAAACGGGTGTGGAAAGACCTGGCGGAGCGGCTGGCGAAGCCGAGGAGGAGGTACGCCGAAGTGAACCTGTCGAAGCTCGAGAAGTACGTATCAGACGACGAGATTGCACTCGTACCCGGGAAGGTCCTCGGAAGTGGAGAAGTTACAAAGCCCATCAAGGTTGCAGCCCTCGGCTTCTCTGCCGTGGCCAAGAGGAAGATTGAGGAGGCGGGCGGAGTTTGCATGAGCATAAGCGAGGCAATGCAGGCTGAAGGAAAGTTCAGAATAATCGGGTGA
- a CDS encoding tetratricopeptide repeat protein, giving the protein MLEIYCPVVGGKCNKSVRVKRDVFFLAEPFDSDRGRREKAVRNAIKNALGKDYSENCLIVGDNDPKHPSWFCDICRMIQSSAYGIVDISDLNPNVLIEFGMMIGLGKPVFVLVKKSEEKKIKDLLPSDIIWMRVVPYEEFIDIEDVLAQLIKNRPEIEEERTPIDVVGEVARRINPALAKELEKFKEEIKRDYEKKINRLEELLKDSGFDTAEKKNEIPSHIEEHVRSIIKEVEGSERALGFPDDVELAYLRAVYYYRKGEYEKAMTLCNWALAVDPTYADAWNGKGAVLYKFGKYYEAIECFTKALKINPKFVNAWNNKGNALCRLGKYRDAIKCYNKALEIDPEYMEAIMNLSEIFIILDKLNDALVLAEMAFKKANSIEERIISRFLIISAYIFKGELDKADKEMIELAKELNGFKVRRWDFSPMMPAIEKIEDEEAREKLLSLISLLRGE; this is encoded by the coding sequence ATGTTAGAAATATACTGTCCAGTGGTTGGTGGAAAGTGCAATAAGTCTGTAAGAGTCAAGAGAGACGTATTTTTCTTAGCGGAACCCTTTGATTCTGATAGGGGAAGGAGGGAAAAGGCCGTACGGAATGCTATAAAAAACGCACTTGGGAAAGACTACAGCGAGAATTGCTTAATCGTTGGGGATAATGATCCAAAACACCCTTCATGGTTTTGCGATATCTGTAGAATGATTCAGTCATCAGCTTATGGAATAGTAGATATAAGCGACCTGAATCCAAACGTGCTAATTGAGTTTGGAATGATGATTGGTTTAGGGAAACCCGTTTTTGTCTTGGTGAAAAAGAGTGAAGAAAAGAAAATCAAGGACTTGCTTCCCTCTGATATAATATGGATGAGAGTAGTTCCATACGAGGAGTTTATAGACATTGAAGATGTACTCGCACAGCTTATCAAAAACCGCCCCGAGATTGAAGAAGAGCGAACCCCTATCGATGTGGTGGGAGAAGTAGCTAGGAGAATAAATCCTGCTTTAGCAAAGGAGCTTGAAAAATTCAAAGAAGAAATTAAAAGAGATTATGAAAAGAAGATAAATAGACTTGAAGAGCTACTAAAGGACAGTGGGTTTGATACAGCTGAAAAGAAAAATGAAATCCCTAGTCATATAGAAGAACATGTAAGGAGTATTATTAAAGAAGTCGAAGGTAGTGAGAGAGCTCTTGGTTTTCCTGATGACGTAGAATTAGCCTATCTGCGGGCAGTGTACTACTACAGGAAAGGAGAGTATGAGAAGGCCATGACTCTGTGCAACTGGGCTTTAGCTGTTGATCCTACTTATGCTGACGCGTGGAATGGAAAAGGTGCTGTATTGTATAAATTCGGAAAATACTATGAAGCAATTGAATGTTTTACTAAAGCCTTGAAGATAAATCCAAAATTTGTGAATGCTTGGAACAACAAAGGTAATGCGCTATGCAGGCTTGGGAAATACAGAGATGCGATTAAATGTTATAACAAAGCTTTAGAGATCGATCCAGAATATATGGAAGCTATAATGAATCTTTCAGAAATTTTTATAATTTTAGATAAATTAAATGATGCTTTAGTTTTGGCGGAGATGGCTTTTAAAAAAGCAAACAGCATCGAAGAAAGAATTATTTCAAGATTTCTTATAATCTCTGCCTATATTTTCAAAGGTGAACTCGACAAAGCTGATAAAGAAATGATAGAGCTTGCTAAAGAGCTCAACGGTTTCAAAGTAAGGCGTTGGGACTTCTCGCCGATGATGCCAGCTATAGAAAAGATAGAAGATGAGGAGGCAAGGGAAAAACTATTATCGCTTATATCTCTACTCAGAGGCGAGTAA
- the rpsB gene encoding 30S ribosomal protein S2: MIREEGKAQEEVYEYLISPDEYLAAGVHIGTQVKTGDMRKFIYKVRPDGLYVLDIRQLDERIKIAGKFLSRFEPAKILVVAARQYGQKPAKMFAKVVGADCIVGRFVPGTLTNPMLREYREPDVVIVTDPAIDSQAVQEATDIGIPVVALCDSNNSAANVDLVIPTNNKGRKALALVYWLLAREILRNRGISEFPYAVEDFEAEL, encoded by the coding sequence ATGATTAGGGAAGAAGGGAAAGCGCAGGAGGAAGTTTACGAGTATTTGATATCACCGGATGAATACCTCGCAGCGGGAGTGCACATAGGGACGCAGGTGAAAACGGGCGACATGAGGAAGTTCATCTACAAGGTAAGACCAGACGGGCTCTACGTCCTTGACATAAGACAACTCGACGAGCGCATAAAGATTGCAGGAAAGTTCCTATCTAGATTTGAGCCAGCAAAGATTCTTGTTGTTGCAGCAAGACAGTATGGCCAAAAGCCTGCAAAGATGTTCGCTAAAGTGGTTGGAGCAGACTGCATAGTTGGCAGGTTCGTACCGGGTACGCTTACAAACCCGATGCTCAGGGAATACAGAGAACCTGATGTAGTCATCGTAACAGACCCGGCGATAGACAGCCAGGCAGTGCAGGAAGCGACAGACATTGGAATACCTGTCGTAGCGTTGTGCGACTCTAACAATTCGGCAGCAAACGTCGATTTAGTCATTCCAACGAACAACAAAGGTAGAAAGGCCCTCGCTCTCGTTTACTGGCTGCTTGCGAGAGAGATTCTGAGGAACAGAGGAATATCGGAGTTCCCGTACGCAGTCGAAGACTTCGAGGCGGAGCTGTAA
- a CDS encoding IS110 family transposase, protein MGGSRVYVGVDVHKNFSFVCAMKENGEIILEKKVRTEELEKFLENIPGNRTIILEPTTTAINLARKLRKKNEVLLSHPYKTKLIAESKKKTDRVDAKVLADLARTNFLPTAYLPPDEIMELREIIRERIRLKKLSTSTKNRIHSILAKNGIKYDGNLFNSEGREFLNSLNNEWIDRYLRILSSIENEIKEIDKEIRQKCLENEETVLLTTIPGIGYFSALLIYAEIGDIKRFPNSKKLCSYAGLVPSTRQSGNKTITGRITKEGNKLLRWVLVQCAFVAIRKDERFRQFYERIKQRKGSQKAIVATARKLLTVVYAVLRDKKPYISYTPTSYYGEECTPVTNWA, encoded by the coding sequence ATGGGCGGAAGCCGTGTATACGTAGGTGTAGACGTACATAAGAATTTCTCCTTCGTATGCGCTATGAAAGAGAACGGAGAAATAATCCTGGAAAAGAAAGTAAGAACTGAAGAGCTTGAAAAATTCCTGGAGAATATTCCTGGAAACAGAACAATCATATTGGAGCCAACAACAACAGCGATAAACCTTGCAAGAAAACTCAGAAAGAAAAACGAAGTCCTCCTCTCCCATCCGTACAAAACCAAACTGATAGCGGAATCAAAGAAGAAGACAGACAGAGTAGATGCAAAAGTATTAGCCGATTTAGCAAGAACAAACTTCCTCCCAACTGCCTATCTACCACCAGATGAAATAATGGAGCTGAGGGAGATAATAAGGGAAAGGATAAGACTGAAAAAGCTTTCAACCTCAACAAAGAACAGAATTCATTCAATCCTCGCAAAGAACGGAATAAAGTACGATGGGAATCTCTTCAATTCAGAAGGAAGGGAATTTCTAAACTCTTTAAACAACGAGTGGATAGATCGCTATCTGAGGATCCTTTCATCAATCGAGAATGAAATTAAGGAAATAGATAAAGAAATAAGGCAGAAGTGCTTGGAGAATGAAGAAACCGTGCTTCTAACAACCATTCCAGGAATAGGCTACTTCTCAGCCCTGCTAATCTACGCTGAGATTGGCGACATAAAGCGTTTCCCGAACTCAAAGAAGCTCTGCAGCTATGCTGGCTTAGTACCCTCCACAAGACAGTCCGGAAACAAAACAATCACTGGAAGGATAACGAAGGAGGGGAACAAACTTCTCAGGTGGGTTCTCGTTCAGTGTGCCTTCGTTGCAATAAGGAAAGATGAAAGATTCAGGCAATTCTACGAGAGAATAAAACAGAGAAAGGGATCCCAGAAGGCCATAGTTGCAACAGCAAGGAAACTTCTAACAGTCGTATATGCGGTGCTGAGAGATAAAAAGCCTTATATAAGTTATACTCCTACAAGCTACTACGGTGAGGAGTGTACCCCGGTAACTAACTGGGCTTAA
- a CDS encoding tyrosine--tRNA ligase, whose product MDIDSRVALVTRNAVEIVTEDELRTLLETNEKPRAYVGYEPSGEIHLGHLMTVNKLIDLQNAGFDVVVLLADVHAYLNEKGDFEEIERIAEYNKQAFIALGLEENKTEFVLGSSYQLSRDYVLDVLKMARITTLNRARRSMDEVSRRKEDPMVSQMVYPLMQALDIAHLKIDLAVGGMDQRKIHMLARENLPRLGYLSPVCLHTPILLGLDGQKMSSSKGNYISVRDSEEEVEKKLRKAYCPAGQVEDNPIIQIMQYHIFPRFEKVVVERDEKYGGDIEYNSFDELVSDFASKKLHPADLKKAAAKYLNKLLEASRRKLAEFQAGCSCE is encoded by the coding sequence ATGGATATTGACTCAAGGGTAGCGCTGGTTACGAGGAATGCTGTAGAGATTGTCACAGAAGACGAACTGAGGACTCTTCTTGAAACGAATGAAAAGCCAAGAGCATACGTGGGTTACGAGCCAAGTGGTGAGATACACCTTGGCCATCTGATGACTGTAAACAAGCTTATAGACCTTCAGAATGCTGGTTTTGATGTTGTTGTCCTCTTAGCAGATGTTCACGCCTACCTTAACGAGAAGGGTGATTTTGAGGAAATTGAGAGGATTGCCGAGTACAACAAGCAGGCGTTTATAGCTCTTGGACTTGAGGAGAACAAAACAGAATTTGTTCTTGGCAGTTCGTACCAGCTCAGCAGGGATTACGTTCTTGATGTCCTCAAGATGGCGAGAATCACCACACTAAACAGAGCAAGACGAAGCATGGATGAGGTCAGCAGGAGGAAGGAAGACCCCATGGTTTCTCAGATGGTATACCCCCTCATGCAGGCTTTAGACATAGCGCACCTGAAAATAGACCTCGCTGTTGGAGGAATGGATCAGAGAAAAATCCACATGCTCGCGAGAGAGAACCTGCCTCGCCTCGGCTATCTATCACCTGTCTGTCTTCACACACCAATACTTCTCGGCCTGGATGGCCAGAAGATGAGCTCTTCGAAGGGAAACTATATCTCGGTCAGAGACAGCGAAGAGGAAGTTGAAAAGAAGTTGAGAAAGGCCTACTGTCCCGCTGGACAGGTTGAGGATAACCCCATCATTCAGATAATGCAGTACCACATCTTCCCTCGCTTTGAAAAGGTAGTTGTGGAGAGAGACGAGAAGTATGGGGGAGATATCGAATACAATAGCTTCGACGAGCTCGTATCCGACTTCGCATCAAAGAAACTGCATCCAGCAGACCTGAAAAAAGCTGCAGCAAAATATTTAAACAAATTACTCGAAGCATCAAGGAGAAAACTTGCTGAGTTTCAGGCTGGTTGCAGTTGCGAGTAA
- a CDS encoding 30S ribosomal protein S9: protein MKIVLTSGKRKTAVARATVRDGKGRVRINKIPVEIIQPEMARMILMEPLIMAKELANKVDIDVVVNGGGFMAQAEAARTAIARGLVEWSGDEELRKVYLEYDRSLLVNDTRRKEPKKQGGRGARKRRQTSYR, encoded by the coding sequence ATGAAGATCGTGCTCACGAGCGGAAAAAGGAAGACTGCTGTTGCAAGAGCGACTGTGAGGGATGGTAAAGGAAGGGTCAGAATAAACAAGATTCCTGTCGAGATAATCCAGCCCGAAATGGCCAGGATGATCTTGATGGAGCCCCTGATAATGGCGAAGGAGCTTGCAAACAAGGTCGACATCGACGTCGTAGTGAACGGCGGAGGCTTCATGGCTCAGGCCGAAGCTGCAAGAACCGCCATCGCAAGGGGGCTCGTGGAGTGGAGTGGAGATGAGGAGCTGAGGAAGGTTTACCTCGAGTACGACCGCTCCCTGCTCGTAAACGACACAAGGAGAAAGGAGCCAAAGAAACAGGGAGGCAGAGGAGCAAGAAAGAGGAGGCAGACCTCCTACAGGTGA
- the eif1A gene encoding translation initiation factor eIF-1A, protein MTDEVIRVRLPDRNKGEMFAVVESMMGAGHIKVKCEDGKERLARIPGKMRKKIWIREGDIVIIVPWSFQDERADVIWRYTNPQVEWLERKGLLKF, encoded by the coding sequence CTGACCGATGAGGTAATAAGGGTCAGGCTCCCTGACAGGAATAAAGGAGAAATGTTCGCTGTTGTAGAGTCCATGATGGGGGCAGGCCACATAAAGGTGAAGTGTGAAGATGGCAAAGAGCGGCTTGCGCGCATACCTGGCAAGATGCGCAAGAAGATATGGATAAGAGAAGGCGACATTGTAATAATCGTGCCCTGGTCGTTCCAGGACGAAAGAGCCGACGTGATCTGGAGATACACAAATCCGCAGGTTGAGTGGCTGGAGAGAAAGGGTCTTCTCAAGTTCTGA
- a CDS encoding serine protein kinase RIO, translating into MGRVKGLKDREIDAYLDKLRIKEKDSDERKIYAEVLDLRTLKILYKLSAKGIIKAMGGVISTGKEANVFYADGVWEGEEIPLAVKIYRIETSEFHKMDEYLFGDKRFDMRRISKKDLIYVWTEKEFRNLQRAYEAGVSVPRPVTYLKNVLLMEFIGENEVPAPTLEMLRELPEPEEIFEEVVENVKKLYQKAELVHADLSEYNIMLKDKVYLIDVSQAVLRDHPYAEKYLERDIKNLVRFFRKHGVKAEEKEVLEYVRGEDAGN; encoded by the coding sequence ATGGGCAGGGTAAAGGGGCTTAAAGACAGGGAAATCGACGCTTACCTGGATAAGCTACGCATAAAGGAGAAAGACAGCGATGAAAGGAAAATCTACGCCGAAGTTCTTGATCTGAGAACGCTGAAGATACTCTACAAACTCTCGGCAAAGGGAATAATCAAGGCCATGGGTGGCGTAATATCGACGGGCAAGGAAGCAAACGTCTTCTACGCGGATGGAGTTTGGGAAGGAGAAGAGATACCCCTTGCTGTAAAAATATACCGCATCGAAACCAGCGAATTTCACAAGATGGACGAATACCTCTTTGGTGACAAGCGCTTCGACATGCGCAGGATTTCGAAGAAAGACCTGATATACGTCTGGACTGAGAAGGAGTTCAGAAACCTTCAGAGAGCGTACGAAGCAGGTGTTAGTGTCCCAAGGCCGGTAACGTACCTCAAAAACGTCCTGCTGATGGAGTTTATTGGAGAAAACGAGGTGCCTGCCCCAACACTCGAAATGCTTAGGGAGTTGCCCGAGCCAGAGGAGATATTTGAAGAAGTCGTAGAGAATGTTAAAAAACTCTATCAGAAAGCCGAACTCGTTCATGCGGATTTGAGTGAGTATAACATCATGTTGAAGGATAAAGTATACCTGATCGACGTGAGCCAGGCTGTGCTGAGAGACCACCCTTATGCGGAAAAGTATCTTGAAAGAGACATCAAAAACCTCGTAAGGTTTTTCAGAAAGCACGGTGTTAAAGCGGAAGAGAAAGAAGTCCTTGAATACGTGAGGGGTGAAGATGCAGGTAATTGA
- a CDS encoding KH domain-containing protein, whose protein sequence is MQVIELRIPDDRIGVLIGKEGEIKKRIEEKTGCRIKINSKTGIVTVEGEDAIGFLKAKDVINAIAHGFSPEVAMKLLEEFNVLEIIDLTDYVPDSALQRVKGRVIGKEGKVRKNIEDMLNVNVSVYGKTVAIIGDPEAANAAREAILMLVEGAQHSTVQRFLEKKRRDLKLRSYDWQDLF, encoded by the coding sequence ATGCAGGTAATTGAGCTCAGAATTCCAGACGATAGAATTGGAGTCCTCATAGGGAAAGAAGGGGAGATAAAAAAGAGAATTGAAGAGAAAACTGGCTGCAGAATAAAGATAAACAGCAAAACCGGTATAGTTACTGTAGAAGGCGAGGATGCCATAGGCTTTCTGAAAGCAAAGGACGTCATAAACGCAATAGCCCACGGCTTCAGCCCCGAAGTAGCAATGAAGTTGCTCGAAGAATTCAACGTTCTTGAGATAATCGACCTCACCGACTACGTCCCCGACAGCGCTCTGCAGAGAGTGAAGGGTAGAGTCATAGGGAAAGAGGGCAAGGTGAGAAAGAACATCGAGGACATGCTCAACGTCAATGTCTCGGTCTACGGAAAGACCGTCGCGATCATCGGCGATCCGGAGGCTGCGAACGCTGCAAGAGAAGCGATCCTCATGCTCGTGGAAGGAGCACAGCATTCGACGGTTCAGCGCTTCCTCGAGAAGAAGAGGAGAGATTTAAAGCTCAGGAGTTACGACTGGCAGGATCTTTTCTAA